In a genomic window of Scyliorhinus torazame isolate Kashiwa2021f chromosome 5, sScyTor2.1, whole genome shotgun sequence:
- the LOC140417827 gene encoding BTB/POZ domain-containing protein 17-like, whose translation MDVTGPLESLDQQTSFVNALCALFNKEDFSDIKLIVNKTLTLNAHKFILVVRSDVFRTLLDTEHWSDIKDQTVHLTEEEECLYHFQHFLRYLYNGNVTLSTVNVLPLHLLSEKYNVQELRESCQQLLLANVAALGSSNRAITWQRYAKLIGLTQLEEKCFRSIAWNIGTIRKSPDWLLMEPHQLSALFQRSDLVDEDEVVLFQALVSWLSLHPAHTEEMLHHIRYPMLPPEKLYDLQARGSLPATISSYLPQESLLVYQVHLFPTDAISQHHDITTIPFTMRLYTSEGFSHAWDIKGYGMMGKQSIPSSLSSSNFKLKTQWYVTFSPKGQRTLIQRPKVNHPRSENVRQDDDFSTLSASVSNCDPAGKTHSHKLNILLYRCVNVVWFVNDMKTLEVPHSGNAQIKDLIPLSERENYISNDTLKLHLIGQTIWEKWQ comes from the coding sequence ATGGATGTCACTGGGCCATTGGAGAGTCTCGATCAGCAGACCAGCTTCGTGAATGCCCTCTGTGCCCTGTTCAACAAGGAGGATTTCAGCGACATCAAACTGATTGTGAACAAAACGCTCACACTGAACGCCCACAAGTTCATCCTGGTTGTGCGCAGTGATGTCTTCAGGACCCTGTTGGACACTGAGCATTGGTCGGATATTAAAGACCAGACTGTCCACCTCACTGAGGAAGAGGAGTGCCTGTATCACTTCCAGCATTTCCTGAGGTATCTCTACAACGGGAATGTCACCCTCAGCACCGTGAATGTGCTTCCCCTTCACCTTCTGTCAGAAAAGTACAACGTCCAGGAGCTGAGAGAAAGCTGCCAGCAGTTATTGTTGGCCAATGTGGCTGCCCTGGGCTCCTCCAACCGTGCCATCACATGGCAGAGATATGCCAAGCTGATTGGCCTGACCCAACTGGAAGAGAAATGCTTCCGGTCTATAGCCTGGAACATTGGCACCATCAGAAAGTCCCCAGACTGGTTATTGATGGAACCCCACCAACTCTCTGCTCTCTTCCAAAGGTCTGACCTGGTTGACGAAGATGAAGTGGTCCTTTTCCAAGCCCTGGTAAGTTGGCTGTCCCTGCATCCTGCccatactgaggaaatgctgcaccacATTCGCTACCCTATGTTGCCCCCAGAGAAACTGTATGATCTCCAAGCCAGAGGAAGCCTGCCCGCGACAATCTCCAGCTACCTGCCTCAGGAAAGTTTGCTGGTCTACCAAGTGCACCTTTTCCCCACAGATGCCATCAGCCAACACCATGATATTACCACCATCCCATTTACCATGAGGCTGTATACGTCAGAAGGTTTCAGCCACGCCTGGGACATCAAAGGATATGGCATGATGGGGAAACAATCTATTCCGTCATCATTATCGAGCAGCAATTTCAAACTGAAGACTCAATGGTATGTTACCTTTTCCCCAAAAGGTCAAAGGACGTTAATCCAGCGGCCAAAGGTCAATCACCCGCGTTCTGAGAATGTTCGGCAGGACGATGACTTTTCCACTCTCTCTGCCTCGGTGAGCAATTGTGACCCAGCTGGTAAGACACATTCTCACAAGCTGAACATTCTGCTTTACCGATGTGTCAATGTCGTGTGGTTTGTGAATGATATGAAGACACTCGAAGTTCCGCACTCGGGGAATGCCCAGATCAAAGATCTGATCCCCTTGTCGGAGCGGGAGAACTACATCAGCAATGACACATTGAAGCTGCACCTTATTGGACAAACCATCTGGGAGAAATGGCAGTAG